From the genome of Pseudomonas sp. FP453:
CGCCGTCCTCAGCGCGTTACGCCGCATGGACATCAGCGGCGACGAAATGACAGGCCACGGCTTTCGTGCGACAGCGAGAACCATAGGCGCTGAGGTGCTGGGGTTTCGCCCCGATCTTCTGGAGCATCAGCTTGCTCACACGGTAAAAAATCCGCTGGGACGTGCGTACGACCGAACCTCATTTTTGCCTGAGCGACGCGACATGATGCAGCGCTGGTCAGATTACCTAGATGCTATTAAGGCCTGAGCTCATAGCGTGGGCTTGCAATACCGATCCCCACTTGGTAAAAATATGGCATCCTTCGGACGTTCATAGGACTCCGTGGGATCGTCACGCTGCCCCGGTTACGGCGTTAAAAATCCGAAGTCCATCTGTTGTTAGCAAATGGACTTTCTGGCTACCTCATCGGGGTTTTGCCAGCATCTCGCAAGGCCTTTTGTGCCTGCTCGTCAGCAGCAAGGCTGCTAAAGAAACGTACGGGCACCTATACCGTACCAGCAGGATCTTTCCTCTCCCCCACGCCAAAGACATAGCTTCAGCTGTCATACGCACAGCTGCCGCCGGCACTAAATCTCGGAGGCCCATAACACGAGGCCCGACAAACGCCCCTGCTTTGCAGTAGGAAAATCCGAGCGCCACTCCCAACACATATGCGTATTGCAGCACTTGAGGACTGCTGCAGCGCCACCATCTGAGCACCAATCAAATGTCAGCACGAACTATTGCACCAGGCCCAGAGGAAACGCGTTTCCTTCGCCTGCCCGAGGTTGAGCTCGCGGTCGGTAAAAAGCGATCCACGATTTATCGCGACATAGCAGCAGGTAAATTCCCTGCCCCATATGACCTAGGCAGCAGCAGATCGGTTGGCTGGCTCAGCACGGAGATATCTGCCTGGATCCTGAGTCGGCCGCGCGTGCAGCTCCGCGGAGGGCATAACAATGACTAACGTATCAGCCCCACTGCGCGCGCAGACCCAGTGGTTCCATGTTTTCAGGGCAATGATTGATCAGGGCGACGTCGCCCGAATTGGGCCCCATGCGTTTACGGTTTATGCCGTCATCAAGGCACACGCCAACTTCGACCATGGCTTATCGAAACCGGGCATTCAACGGATTTCCGAACAGTCTGGAGTCAGTCAGGCACAGGTCAAACGGGCACTAGTTGTTCTCGAAAAAGCCGGCTTCATCACGAAGAAAAAGTTCGGCCGATCCAATCACTACACCTTACGCGAAAAGGTGCAAGTCACTCAGGCCGGCTTACCACATAAGGTAGTAACCTGGGATTACGTGCCAAATCTCGCACATCAGACCGTTACGGACCTCAAAAAAGCTATGAACGCTGGCGATATCGCAAGTACGCGAATACTGAGCATCGAGCATCTGAATATACAAATCAACCTGGCAGGCGGAAATTCACAAATCAATTTAGGCTCATTGCAAACTGACCTAGATCGACTGCCAGCCGGCATTCGAGAAACGCTGCGTAGAAATCTTAATCGCCGTACCGATCTTATACACAGCTCAGAGTGATACGTATCACTCTGAGCTGTGATGGATCCGGATAGAGCTCTCCTAGAGCTCTATCCAAATCAAAATTGGGTTCAGGCTGAGCCCCTAAAAAGAAAGAATTAAAAAATAAAAGAACAGCTAGACGAGTCGGCGCGAGAACACTGCGATGCCGTTACTCGCCTCCGCCTTCAGCAACTGAAACTAGATCAACCACCGAGCCGACACCAAACGCGGTACATTTACACCAATCGAGCACGACCGACAGTGCCGGAATGGAGCGACCAGGCCGGTTTGAAAGGGAATTGGGGTTATGAACAAAAAATCGCTTTCCGAACGGGGTATCTGCAGCAGGTACATCGCCCCCGTTATTCAGCAAGCCGTCTGGAGCATACACAAGCAGGTAATCCAGCCCGCTCAGGTGAATGAACAACTGACCGACGCCCAGGCCCAGCAGGCCGTGGCATGAGCATTGTTGACGCCCGCTACGAGCGGTTAATGCCATCATTTGACCTGCTGGCAGATGAAGTAGTTCTGGCTCAAGCCTGGAAAAAAACCGACACCTACATTCGCAGACATAACTGGTATGCCGACATTCTGGAACTGGAGCAGGTTTCTCTGCTGCTACCGCAAACACTTAAAGAGTGGCAGCGGCAGGTTTCCACTGGCGACCACAGTACAGCAAGCCCATTGCGTCTGGTGCCAGCCCCAAAGAATGGCAAGTGGTATTTTCCATCGAAGGCTGAAGGCGGCGACTGGAAATTCAAACCCGTACTTAAAGATGATGACACAGTACAAAATGAACCAGATTTACGTCCGTTAGCCCATATCAGCATTCGTGAGCAGGTTTTGGCTTCTGCCGTCATGCTATGTCTCGCGGACGCAGTAGAAACACTACAAGGTAATACTGATCCCGCGAGCTACGGCAGCAAGGCCCAAGCCAGGCAGCGCGTTTGCAGCTACGGCAATCGGCTGTTCTGCGACTGGCTTGAAGAGTCTGATGGCAAACAGCACGCACGCTTTCGGTGGGGCAATGCCACAACTTATTCGCAGTTTTTCGTGGACTATGAGCGCTTCTTAGAGCGCCCCGCAGAGGTTTGTCGCGAAGCACTGCCCAGCCTGCATGACGAGCGTCTGTTTGTGGTCAAGCTTGATCTGGCCCAGTTTTATGATTGTGTTGATCAGTCTTCGGTGGTCGACCGCTTAAGGATGCTGTATCAGCGTTATACCAAAGATTTTGCTATCCCTTATTCCGAGGATGAGGCTACACCGTTCTGGCAAGCGGCTGAGAAGATTCTTAGCTGGCAATGGCAACACAGCGACTCAGATAATCGCAGCGATCTCAAATTAGGCTTGCCTCAGGGTTTGGTGGCGAGCGGCTTCTTTGCCAACGCTTATATGCATGATTTCGACCAGATGGTCGTTGCGCGAATACGCAGAAAGACTCGCATTCGTATGAGTTCCACAGGTATTAGGATTAGGCTGCTTGACTACTGTCGCTATGTCGATGACATGCGCTTAGTCGTGGCCATTTCGAATGAATCAGCACAAGATTTAGCGCTTGAAACACTTGCGAAAAGTATAAGCAAGTGGGCTAACAAGCGTATCAAAGAGTGTTTCGCGGACGCGGCCAATTGTTTGGAAATCAAACAAGAAAAGTCTGAAGCAGTCGCTTGGGAAGACTTCGCCGTTCAGGGCAGTACCTCCCGCTTTATGCGAGGCGTGAATGGGCAAATCAGCACAGCCCCCGATCCCGCGACTTTGCTGCAAGCTACCGGCAGCCTGGATCACTTACTTTGGCTTGCCGACGCACTGGATGATGCCAACGATGTCGATGAGAACCCCTTATCGCTGGCCCGTATATCCCTGCCGAGAGCGGACGTGCGTGACGATACCGTCAAACGCTTTGCGGCCAATCGATTACGCCAAGTGCTACGCATGCGCCGCAGCATGGCCGATCCAGAGCTACCCGCCGAGGATGCGCTGACCAATATTGAAGTCAGTGAGCGCCAGGCACTTGATCATGAAATGGAAACGATTGCCCGTAAGCTGATCGCTTGCTGGTCACGCAACCCTGCCCTGGCCAGCGTTCTGCGCTGCGGCTTGGACATATTTCCCTCTGCCAAGCTCCTGCGACCGGTTCTTCAGGCATTGATGCTGAAGCTAGAGCCCGCCGCACCTCAATCCGAGCGGGAAGTCGCGTTGTTTGTGCTTGCTGATCTGCTCAGGGCCGGCGCAGTAGAAACAGGGCTGCACCGTCCCGAAAGCTACCCAGAGTCGGCGGACATAACTGGCTATCGCAAGGAGTTGCTGCAGGCAGCACTAGAGGCAACTGAGAACGCTACACTCCCGTGGTATCTGCATCAGCAGGCTGCACTCTTTCTGGCTGTCATGCAGTACCCAGTTACTTTGCCGCCCACTAGAGAATTGGCTTCCTATAGAACACTGCATGACGCTTTACGCCTTACGCCGCCAACGACCGCAGAAGCTTCCAACGCACTCACCGCCGGGCTGCTTGTGATGCGAATTACCGGTCAGCGGGATAAGTTCATCATTTGGTTGAGTAATTGGCTGCAAAAGCTGAAGACCAAGGAGGCCCAAAAGCTGATTGATGATATTGCAATGATAGATACCCGAATTCTTGGAGAGTTACATGGTGCATGGTGTGAGTAAGGGTAAGGTAGGTTTGATCAAGTACCTCGAACGTTACTTGCCTAAAGGCCATGCGCAGGACATATCTACACGATTAAAAGATTGGCCCAAGGGTATGCGCTCGTTACTGACTATCGTGTCTCACCCAGAAAACCCATTTGTTCAAGAAAACGCATTACTCAAACTGGCTGCCGAGCTTCTAGGGGATAAGCACTCTGGTTGGCTGAATTGTGATGGACTGGGTTTGGACTCGGTATCAGTCGACTGTGGGGACTGGAGCAAGATTCAACACCCAGATACGACTCTGACCTTGACCGTTAAGGCTCCTAATACAATCCTGCATCCATGGAACGAGAAACCATCATGGTGCTCCGTAGAAATGGCCTGGGCCTACCGTTTAGGACGTCTATTACGCTCAGCTATCATCGGTGAAAGTGACTTCACCACTCGCTTCTTACCTGTACGAGAAGAGCAGTTTGATCGTTATCGTGGCCTGCAAAGCAGCTGGTACAAACGCCGCTTGGGGCTGATGCCGCTGAGCCGCGGCTTAGGTGAGGAGCCAACTCCCATTTCGCCGTGGCTCAATGAACTGGTCATGCGTCTTTTGCAATGGCCTGGACTAGAGATCAATAGGACGGATATTCAGGGCTTTGCTGCGGTTCGCCAGCCGTCAGACTTGCTCAAACTAGTCAAGGCTCGCCTGGCTGAGCAAGGCCGTATATACGGAAGACAGTCTAATCTTCCCGCCTATCTGCTGCCTGTTGAGTGCTCCCCAAAATCCAAACTGCGTGAATTCAAGGTTGCGTTGGTGCAGACGTTAATGCCTCGAGACAGCGACTTCTCCAGCAGCGATCCGCTGATGTGGACTGCATCCCACCGGGCTAGGCATAGAGCACATCTAGCCGCCATGTGCCGCTTGCTCGGACAGCAACTGGCAGCAAGCCGCTTCGCAAATCGTAAGACCTCAGCGCAACAGAAGAACCAGCTTGATCTCATCGTCTTTCCAGAACTTGCTATTCATCCAGACGACATGTGGCTGCTTCATCGGCTTTCAGACAGCACGGGGGCCTTAATCTTCGCGGGGCAAACATTTGTTGAGCACCCCTACCTGAAAAAGCCTATCAACCGCGCGGTGTGGCTGTTACGACAGGAAAGCCCCGCTGGTAGACAGATCATCCGAGCGTATCAGGGCAAACAGCATGGCATCCCGTGGGAACTATCCTCTGGTGTTGAGGGGCACCGCCCCTATCAAGTGATTGTTCAGCTCAAGGATCAGTCAGGTGCCGAAGCGAAGCTGACTGGGGCCGTCTGCTATGACGCAACAGACCTCAAACTCGGCGCAGATATGCGCGACATCAGTGATGGATTTGTTATCGCTGCCTTGAATCCAGATATCAACACCTTTGACAACATGATTGCAGCCCTACAGTTCCATATGTATCAGCCCGTAATGCTGGCCAATACAGGGCAATATGGAGGCTCCAGTGCCCATGCCCCCTGGAAAGCCCACTATGAGCGACAGATCGCTCATGTCCATGGCAACAACCAGGCAGTTATCAGCATCTTTGAGGTGGATCTACTGGCATTCCAGAACACTCGTA
Proteins encoded in this window:
- a CDS encoding AlpA family transcriptional regulator → MSARTIAPGPEETRFLRLPEVELAVGKKRSTIYRDIAAGKFPAPYDLGSSRSVGWLSTEISAWILSRPRVQLRGGHNND
- a CDS encoding helix-turn-helix domain-containing protein, whose amino-acid sequence is MTNVSAPLRAQTQWFHVFRAMIDQGDVARIGPHAFTVYAVIKAHANFDHGLSKPGIQRISEQSGVSQAQVKRALVVLEKAGFITKKKFGRSNHYTLREKVQVTQAGLPHKVVTWDYVPNLAHQTVTDLKKAMNAGDIASTRILSIEHLNIQINLAGGNSQINLGSLQTDLDRLPAGIRETLRRNLNRRTDLIHSSE
- a CDS encoding RNA-directed DNA polymerase, which codes for MSIVDARYERLMPSFDLLADEVVLAQAWKKTDTYIRRHNWYADILELEQVSLLLPQTLKEWQRQVSTGDHSTASPLRLVPAPKNGKWYFPSKAEGGDWKFKPVLKDDDTVQNEPDLRPLAHISIREQVLASAVMLCLADAVETLQGNTDPASYGSKAQARQRVCSYGNRLFCDWLEESDGKQHARFRWGNATTYSQFFVDYERFLERPAEVCREALPSLHDERLFVVKLDLAQFYDCVDQSSVVDRLRMLYQRYTKDFAIPYSEDEATPFWQAAEKILSWQWQHSDSDNRSDLKLGLPQGLVASGFFANAYMHDFDQMVVARIRRKTRIRMSSTGIRIRLLDYCRYVDDMRLVVAISNESAQDLALETLAKSISKWANKRIKECFADAANCLEIKQEKSEAVAWEDFAVQGSTSRFMRGVNGQISTAPDPATLLQATGSLDHLLWLADALDDANDVDENPLSLARISLPRADVRDDTVKRFAANRLRQVLRMRRSMADPELPAEDALTNIEVSERQALDHEMETIARKLIACWSRNPALASVLRCGLDIFPSAKLLRPVLQALMLKLEPAAPQSEREVALFVLADLLRAGAVETGLHRPESYPESADITGYRKELLQAALEATENATLPWYLHQQAALFLAVMQYPVTLPPTRELASYRTLHDALRLTPPTTAEASNALTAGLLVMRITGQRDKFIIWLSNWLQKLKTKEAQKLIDDIAMIDTRILGELHGAWCE